Proteins from a single region of Xylanibacillus composti:
- a CDS encoding helix-turn-helix domain-containing protein — MDSVKIGKLIAKLRKEKKLTQKNIADALGIQNKTVSKWECGLGCPDLSLWPELSAILGVDMKQMMEGEITSNQPDSGNIDKVRFYVCSSCGNILVSTGSASIFCCGRQLERILPMGPPAATKITVEEMDTDYFITFDHPMTKEHYISFVAFVKSDRVLLNRLYPEQSPTCRIPVNTGGKLYVYCIKHGLSVYSDISRAEL; from the coding sequence ATGGACAGTGTGAAGATAGGCAAGTTAATTGCCAAGCTCCGTAAGGAAAAGAAGCTTACCCAGAAAAATATAGCAGATGCATTGGGTATTCAAAATAAAACGGTTTCGAAATGGGAATGCGGTTTAGGGTGTCCTGATCTGTCGTTGTGGCCGGAGCTATCTGCTATTTTGGGCGTTGATATGAAGCAGATGATGGAGGGTGAAATCACATCAAATCAGCCCGATAGCGGCAACATTGACAAAGTGCGTTTTTATGTCTGTTCTTCCTGCGGAAATATTTTGGTTAGCACAGGAAGTGCCTCTATCTTTTGCTGTGGAAGACAATTGGAACGTATATTGCCTATGGGTCCACCTGCCGCAACTAAAATCACAGTAGAGGAAATGGATACGGATTATTTTATCACCTTTGACCATCCAATGACCAAAGAACATTATATATCCTTTGTGGCCTTTGTTAAAAGCGACAGAGTATTACTGAACCGCCTTTATCCGGAGCAAAGTCCAACGTGTAGGATTCCTGTAAATACGGGCGGTAAACTCTATGTTTATTGCATCAAACATGGTTTGTCGGTATATTCAGATATTAGTCGAGCAGAACTGTGA